One window from the genome of Deinococcus yavapaiensis KR-236 encodes:
- a CDS encoding tyrosine-type recombinase/integrase produces the protein MTDQADRKRRERERGNGLGSVRKLPSGKWQWSLTVGFDERGKQRRKSGTAPNETAAKKALATAMAAQAKGLLASPDRITLGEWLGRWLEGRKPHVSETTYELYATRLRLYVPENLKMLRLQTVKRTHLRDLETFLASKNLAASGRAKVFEHLRAAFDEAIEQELLAVNPARGIRVKATEAEKSVKSERRKALTDDELDRFLTAAEDDALYPLFYTLFSLGLRRGEALGLRWQDVNFHTGAIRVEQQVKLLRNKPVIGPLKTAGSRRTLYGSADLLDVLGERQAKQQHDRAALGEAWQECGLIFTTALGTLMHPRNVNRSIDRLCKRAGIRHFGSHAGRYTNITHRLRGGEKLEVVSAIAGHARPSITSDLYRDVMEDEKRLSVYSLKNQRQQSR, from the coding sequence ATGACAGACCAGGCAGACAGGAAGAGGCGGGAACGTGAACGCGGCAACGGCTTGGGCAGCGTCCGCAAGTTACCGAGCGGCAAGTGGCAGTGGTCGCTCACCGTCGGGTTCGACGAGCGAGGCAAGCAACGCCGCAAGTCAGGCACGGCCCCCAACGAAACGGCCGCCAAGAAAGCACTTGCCACTGCGATGGCCGCACAAGCCAAGGGTCTGCTGGCCTCTCCCGACCGCATCACCCTCGGGGAATGGCTGGGTCGCTGGCTCGAAGGACGCAAACCGCACGTCAGCGAAACCACGTACGAGTTGTACGCCACGCGCCTCCGCTTGTACGTCCCCGAGAACTTGAAGATGCTGCGCTTGCAAACCGTCAAGCGCACGCACCTCAGGGACCTCGAGACCTTCCTGGCGAGCAAGAACCTCGCGGCGAGCGGCCGAGCGAAAGTCTTCGAGCACTTGCGGGCCGCCTTCGACGAGGCCATCGAGCAGGAACTCCTCGCCGTCAATCCCGCCCGCGGCATTCGCGTGAAGGCGACTGAAGCCGAGAAAAGCGTGAAGAGCGAACGGCGTAAAGCCCTCACGGACGACGAGCTGGACCGCTTTCTGACCGCCGCCGAAGACGACGCCTTGTACCCGCTGTTCTACACCCTCTTCAGCCTCGGCTTGCGGCGAGGTGAAGCGCTCGGCTTGCGTTGGCAGGACGTCAACTTCCACACGGGCGCGATCCGCGTGGAACAGCAAGTGAAGCTCCTTCGCAATAAGCCCGTCATCGGTCCCTTAAAGACTGCCGGCTCCCGCCGGACCTTGTACGGCAGCGCCGACCTCCTCGACGTCCTTGGCGAGCGCCAAGCGAAACAGCAACACGACCGCGCGGCACTCGGTGAAGCGTGGCAGGAGTGCGGTCTGATCTTCACGACGGCGCTCGGCACCCTCATGCACCCACGCAACGTCAATCGAAGCATCGACCGCCTCTGCAAGCGAGCGGGCATTCGCCACTTCGGTTCGCACGCGGGGCGATACACGAACATCACCCACCGGTTGCGCGGCGGAGAAAAACTCGAAGTCGTGTCGGCCATTGCAGGTCACGCTCGCCCGTCCATCACCAGCGATTTGTACCGGGACGTGATGGAAGACGAGAAGCGCCTGTCCGTGTACAGCCTTAAGAATCAACGGCAACAATCCCGCTGA
- a CDS encoding helix-turn-helix domain-containing protein, with product MDEVRELLLVGQAAREAGVSEQTMRRWVDAGLVKAARLHHVRVVDQRDLRRFLRDRSEARA from the coding sequence ATGGACGAAGTCAGAGAGTTGCTGCTGGTCGGTCAAGCCGCACGAGAAGCAGGCGTCAGCGAGCAGACGATGCGGCGCTGGGTGGACGCAGGTCTCGTGAAGGCCGCTCGCCTTCACCACGTGCGCGTCGTGGATCAACGCGATCTGCGACGATTCCTTCGTGATCGCTCGGAGGCACGCGCATGA
- a CDS encoding AAA family ATPase — translation MTLDHFRDVDLHAPLQRIEFLDEDLFPMRNVSLVAAREGVGKTTLLTHLLWQVTRPPGIGRFMGRAVRHGGVLYINTDAPDDGESRGVRYWLEQHRNAFPDGRMELVRVLEPNEHGLLQNSFDELIPFVLERDIIAVVLDSFMASFPGVNPNKQSAVMGPMVALRELATATGAAVIVTDHLPKAQAGERDGARGVTGSVAKMAQVRAVHILTVEDASVEGHDVLRWQVQKASYAPSRYAFGVEVVREGGGDVDILSIELHDLPDGKSSTRTSLASMAVMRHVERSAGHWVRYGDLVKVAMQAGALKERAAKDAVRSAVQTLLVEGKVEESTLSERGAPKAYRVTSALPECLELLESV, via the coding sequence GTGACGCTTGACCACTTCCGGGACGTGGATCTTCACGCGCCTCTCCAACGGATCGAGTTCCTCGACGAGGACTTGTTCCCCATGCGCAACGTCAGTTTGGTCGCCGCGCGGGAAGGCGTGGGAAAGACGACCCTGCTCACACACCTTCTTTGGCAGGTGACGCGTCCGCCCGGCATCGGTCGCTTCATGGGGCGCGCGGTGCGGCACGGGGGCGTGCTGTACATCAACACCGACGCCCCGGACGACGGTGAGTCGCGCGGCGTGCGCTATTGGCTGGAGCAGCACCGTAACGCCTTTCCCGACGGTCGCATGGAACTCGTTCGTGTGTTGGAGCCGAACGAGCACGGCTTGCTTCAGAACAGTTTCGACGAACTGATTCCCTTCGTGCTGGAACGCGACATCATCGCGGTCGTGCTCGACTCGTTCATGGCAAGCTTCCCGGGGGTGAATCCGAACAAGCAAAGCGCCGTCATGGGACCGATGGTGGCGCTTCGTGAATTGGCGACGGCGACGGGAGCGGCCGTGATCGTGACCGATCACCTGCCGAAAGCCCAAGCGGGCGAGCGGGACGGTGCGCGGGGTGTGACGGGCAGCGTCGCCAAGATGGCACAGGTTCGCGCCGTGCACATCTTGACGGTCGAGGACGCGAGCGTCGAAGGGCATGACGTCTTGCGCTGGCAAGTTCAAAAGGCGAGTTACGCGCCTTCCCGCTACGCCTTCGGGGTGGAAGTCGTCCGCGAAGGCGGGGGCGACGTCGACATTCTCAGCATCGAACTTCACGACTTGCCAGATGGCAAGTCCTCAACGCGAACGTCCCTCGCGTCTATGGCAGTGATGCGGCACGTGGAGCGGAGCGCTGGGCATTGGGTGCGTTACGGTGACTTGGTGAAGGTCGCGATGCAGGCGGGCGCCCTGAAGGAGCGGGCCGCGAAAGACGCGGTGAGATCGGCCGTTCAAACCCTCCTCGTGGAGGGGAAGGTCGAAGAGTCGACGCTGAGCGAACGAGGCGCTCCGAAAGCATACCGTGTCACATCAGCATTGCCCGAGTGCCTCGAATTGCTGGAGTCCGTGTAG
- a CDS encoding CRISPR-associated endonuclease Cas3'' — translation MQFQSRQALRPFTGNPSMYAHTPRPGESTFHKLTEHVAEVCRLAESFADRFDARQHARALAILHDAGKLNPAFQRYLQALFEDRDPDVHPSHARYGALLAAELNAQHLVNALRGHHSGLINKSALNSFLTAVQQDPAYQDIRQATLALWPELQTLALSYPLPKAPTNTPQGRSAELLRRELWQRMLFSTLVDADYLDTEAHFQPHRAQQRDVTLQPNLSDLLTVLQRDQDALQRDAVDSPVNATRKEIYERCQASARSDRGVFRLTTPTGGGKTRSGLAFALEHAVQQELKRVIIAVPYTSITTQTAEVYRGLFGPTSVVEHHSASPAETPFSRLRLASENWDAPLIVTTTVQLLESLHTARPGRARKLHNIAKSVIVIDEVQTLPVALTQPTVTMLQALVDDYQCSVVLCTATQPALEGTSPYLAGFRSVTDIVPVKEAERHFELLRRVTYHYHPNPRSWRDLADEVLSERQALAVLNTRRDAIALHDALQDPDALHLSTLQCGAHRADVLRTVRARLDPRLPFPARAPCRLTSTQVIEAGVDVDFPFVMRALGPLDRIIQSGGRCNREGRLHSPGRVSIVIPDEGTLPPTGGYGLLTRHAQRHLERGANLNDRETAPRYFADVYRSIDTDANCVLQARLDHAFADTEERYRLIPEDTTSVYVPYRADIHARLAELERHPSRRLLRTLAPYAISLREGEYRKAQAAGLIEELPSGLAVWIGPYHPVFGARALLDL, via the coding sequence ATGCAATTTCAATCACGGCAAGCACTCAGGCCATTCACGGGGAACCCCAGTATGTACGCGCACACACCTCGCCCAGGTGAGTCCACCTTCCACAAGCTCACAGAGCACGTAGCGGAAGTCTGCCGCTTGGCCGAATCCTTCGCCGACCGGTTCGACGCACGACAGCACGCTCGAGCGCTTGCCATTTTGCATGATGCCGGGAAGCTCAACCCTGCCTTCCAACGTTACCTTCAAGCGCTGTTCGAAGATCGAGACCCTGACGTTCATCCTTCGCACGCCCGGTACGGTGCGCTGCTCGCCGCCGAACTTAACGCTCAGCACCTCGTGAACGCCTTGCGCGGTCATCACAGCGGCTTGATCAACAAGAGCGCCCTGAACAGCTTCCTGACAGCTGTCCAGCAGGATCCCGCGTATCAAGACATCCGGCAAGCCACTCTGGCCTTGTGGCCCGAACTGCAAACCTTGGCACTCTCGTACCCGCTTCCCAAAGCGCCCACGAACACCCCACAGGGCCGAAGCGCCGAGTTACTCCGCCGCGAACTATGGCAGCGCATGCTCTTCAGCACTTTGGTCGATGCCGACTACCTCGACACGGAAGCGCACTTCCAACCCCACCGCGCTCAACAACGCGACGTCACTCTCCAACCCAACCTCTCCGACCTCCTGACCGTCCTGCAACGCGATCAGGACGCGTTGCAACGCGACGCCGTCGACTCCCCGGTGAACGCCACGCGCAAGGAAATCTACGAGCGATGCCAAGCGAGCGCCCGTTCCGACCGCGGCGTCTTTCGGCTCACCACCCCGACAGGTGGTGGAAAGACACGCAGTGGGCTTGCCTTCGCTCTCGAACATGCCGTGCAGCAAGAGTTGAAGCGCGTCATCATCGCGGTGCCGTACACCTCCATCACAACGCAAACGGCAGAAGTGTACCGGGGCTTGTTCGGTCCTACCAGCGTCGTCGAGCATCACTCCGCCTCACCGGCCGAAACTCCGTTCAGTCGACTTCGCCTTGCGAGCGAAAACTGGGATGCGCCGCTTATCGTCACGACAACCGTGCAACTCCTCGAGAGTTTGCATACCGCTCGGCCAGGCCGAGCACGAAAGCTTCACAACATCGCCAAGAGCGTCATCGTGATCGACGAAGTGCAAACGCTGCCCGTCGCCCTCACCCAACCGACGGTCACCATGCTGCAAGCCCTCGTGGACGACTACCAATGCAGCGTCGTCTTGTGTACCGCCACTCAGCCCGCGCTCGAAGGCACCTCGCCGTACCTCGCCGGCTTTCGATCCGTCACGGACATCGTGCCCGTCAAGGAGGCCGAGCGGCACTTTGAGTTGCTGCGACGCGTCACGTACCACTACCATCCGAACCCCCGCTCATGGCGGGACCTCGCCGATGAAGTGCTGTCCGAACGTCAAGCATTGGCCGTCCTGAACACACGGCGTGACGCCATCGCTCTTCACGACGCGCTGCAAGATCCGGACGCACTCCACCTCAGCACCTTGCAATGCGGAGCTCACCGAGCGGACGTCCTACGGACAGTTCGAGCACGCCTGGATCCTCGCCTCCCCTTTCCGGCAAGGGCACCTTGCCGCCTCACCAGCACCCAAGTCATCGAAGCTGGCGTGGACGTCGACTTCCCGTTCGTGATGCGAGCCCTCGGTCCCCTCGACCGCATCATTCAATCCGGAGGGCGCTGCAACCGCGAAGGCCGTCTCCACTCACCCGGCCGCGTCAGCATCGTGATTCCCGACGAAGGAACGCTGCCTCCCACCGGCGGGTACGGCCTGCTCACGAGGCACGCGCAACGCCACCTGGAACGCGGAGCGAATTTGAACGACCGGGAAACGGCGCCCCGATACTTCGCTGACGTGTACCGCTCGATCGATACCGACGCGAATTGTGTGCTGCAAGCGCGATTGGATCACGCGTTCGCGGACACCGAGGAACGGTACCGCTTGATTCCCGAGGACACCACGAGCGTGTACGTTCCGTACCGAGCGGATATTCACGCGCGTCTCGCCGAACTCGAACGCCATCCCTCTCGCAGGTTGCTTCGGACGCTCGCGCCTTACGCCATCTCCCTCCGAGAAGGCGAGTACCGCAAAGCACAAGCCGCTGGGCTCATCGAGGAACTGCCCTCGGGCCTCGCCGTCTGGATCGGCCCGTATCATCCCGTCTTCGGCGCTCGAGCGCTCCTCGACCTCTAG
- a CDS encoding helix-turn-helix domain-containing protein produces MTLAPFSHLMVLDRAAYEVKELPAVLRLGKNAVYELLRSGQLRSIRYGKKYIIPREAIVEFLNGRKA; encoded by the coding sequence ATGACGCTCGCGCCCTTCTCCCACCTGATGGTTCTGGATCGAGCGGCGTATGAAGTCAAAGAGCTTCCCGCAGTTCTGCGGTTGGGGAAGAACGCCGTGTACGAACTGCTGCGTTCCGGTCAACTCCGCTCGATTCGGTACGGCAAGAAGTACATCATTCCACGAGAAGCCATCGTGGAATTCCTCAACGGGCGTAAGGCGTGA